One Salvelinus fontinalis isolate EN_2023a chromosome 11, ASM2944872v1, whole genome shotgun sequence DNA window includes the following coding sequences:
- the LOC129865902 gene encoding uncharacterized protein LOC129865902 isoform X1, which produces MSAPTIVTTRGPSIPAQNTLRETRDYPMAERIPLRLPTPQPYQDPCFQHHTHLSHHLHPSIGSPGLGQTSCHHPLELQTPLEQYGGTGIEAAPRTTLLDSSPYYRGSRDSYRGGGGGRGGSVEVRGHSRGDNGSDVDGRDGCFGGQKASYCNRGVVDDSVGQGADFGRHFESQSLAYANPRDEDCDGDDSSASGSGGDIYHRIDEDCKRDDVFYRTDEGCNSSRDDVFYSNSRDQGCEEKTDEGSNTRDEVFYRTDDGRNDVFQRTDDVCSNRDDVFYNRDDVCEERRDGSSGYRDITTGSHDGGNNRADHLYNGSDIFDDTGKMDSLRRLDDAGKRNNMIRVDDFGGECDDFGDKRSILDPPEAQFKPGLWVSPSPPDQGSVAWEGSEKGGGYPKDWASLYSYSQAASGPSGGGVGVYRQKLDSFSEAFFVRRNVAGNRIPNGISGSGVLGFGSGGRSTGWIKTSAYNSLTDSSTLPPPPHPFPLLLSPPPSPLPPPKLTTTPSLGTVELTQTPEGDCSGTVQFYPSSHQPLHTSHPSTVMWKLPPCHWPQQSGEEGVVDGNPSSAGHVYCQEAAFTQRHVHQDYENNTGHYSLQTPVQSTVVSATPLHLSSLLSQPPSGLPQHGAAPLVVFRGTPFPSPLQSPRGGQSGVERIGRGLHYTPLPMLNPRRRGTGLLSSLVPPSAGERGMGRMTEEKGSFLLPCINVGRGFQAELPCCLEREEVSGAWPEESSSNEELLWKPWEELQMSSVIQEKVEAVLSLCSSSCLPGGGSNTELALHCLYHCHGDTLATLERLFFSNPSTAVDYHYAGSDVWQQTERSLFSKALTTHGKDFSLIQQMVQTKCVSQCVEFYYLSMKLPDKQRKQREEERGTKEQTSVVSLPKPMDRVVPAPSLATSFPCKQCGKMFYKIKSRNAHMKIHRQQQDNWRHPPGLGINLAQNVTPNLGTNLPQRQASGRAYLPGPINSNHHTGGAHTIIINNISVPNTNTITNSNSVSVIDSTPNQRGHAPLLSVQQSWDLFQLNSDPAAGFYYDPEVKGALGVTGGGLKGQVLWQ; this is translated from the exons ATGTCTGCTCCTACAATCGTAACCACTAGAGGTCCATCTATCCCAGCACAGAACACactcagagagaccagagactaCCCTATGGCTGAGAGAATACCCCTCCGACTGCCAACTCCCCAGCCTTACCAGGACCCATGCTTCCAGCATCACACCCACCTCTCCCACCACTTACACCCCAGCATCGGGAGCCCCGGTCTGGGCCAGACATCTTGCCACCACCCCCTGGAGCTCCAGACTCCCCTGGAGCAATATGGAGGAACTGGAATAGAGGCAGCACCCAGGACCACTCTCCTCGATTCAAGCCCCTATTATAGGGGGAGCAGAGACAGCTACAGGGGTGGGGGTGGTGGAAGAGGAGGTTCTGTAGAGGTTCGTGGACATAGCAGAGGTGATAACGGTAGTGATGTTGATGGTAGAGATGGTTGTTTTGGAGGGCAGAAAGCTAGCTACTGTAATAGGGGGGTTGTGGACGACAGTGTAGGTCAAGGGGCTGATTTCGGCAGACATTTTGAAAGTCAGAGCCTTGCCTATGCTAACCCGAGGGATGAGGACTGCGATGGCGATGACAGCAGCGCCAGCGGTAGTGGTGGTGATATTTACCACAGAATAGACGAGGACTGTAAAAGGGATGATGTCTTTTACAGAACGGATGAAGGCTGTAACAGCAGTAGGGATGATGTTTTCTACAGCAACAGTAGAGATCAGGGCTGTGAGGAGAAAACGGacgaggggtctaacactagagaCGAGGTGTTTTACAGAACGGATGATGGCAGGAATGACGTCTTTCAAAGAACGGATGACGTCTGTAGTAACAGGGATGACGTGTTCTACAACAGAGATGATGTGTGTGAGGAGAGGCGAGATGGTAGCAGTGGTTATAGAGACATCACTACCGGTAGCCATGATGGTGGAAACAATAGAGCTGATCATCTCTATAATGGTAGTGATATCTTTGATGATACAGGAAAGATGGATAGTTTGAGAAGGCTTGATGATGCAGGAAAGAGGAATAATATGATAAGGGTTGATGATTTCGGAGGAGAATGTGATGATTTTGGTGATAAAAGGTCCATTCTGGATCCTCCAGAGGCCCAGTTCAAGCCTGGGCTTTGGGTGAGTCCCTCTCCCCCAGATCAGGGTTCTGTGGCTTGGGAAGGCAGTGAGAAGGGAGGGGGGTACCCCAAGGATTGGGCATCTCTGTACTCCTATTCCCAGGCAGCAAGTGGCCCTAGTGGTGGTGGCGTTGGGGTGTACCGGCAAAAACTGGACTCCTTTTCAGAGGCGTTCTTCGTCAGACGCAACGTCGCCGGCAACAGAATTCCGAATGGGATTTCCGGAAGTGGGGTTTTAGGATTCGGTTCGGGAGGACGAAGCACAGGATGGATCAAAACGAGTGCTTACAATTCACTCACAGACTCTtccactctccctcctcctcctcaccccttccccctgctccttagccctcctccctccccactcccCCCTCCCAAACTCACCACGACCCCTTCTCTCGGGACAGTTGAACTCACCCAGACCCCAGAGGGGGATTGTAGTGGAACAGTCCAGTTTTACCCCTCCTCTCACCAGCCACTCCACACTTCCCACCCCTCCACCGTCATGTGGAAGCTCCCACCCTGTCATTGGCCGCAGCAGTCAGGTGAAGAGGGTGTCGTCGACGGCAACCCCTCAAGCGCCGGCCATGTATACTGCCAGGAGGCAGCGTTCACTCAGAGACATGTTCACCAGGACTATGAGAATAATACAG GTCACTATAGTCTTCAAACTCCGGTACAATCCACTGTTGTCTCTGCCACACCCCTTCACCTATCCTCTCTTCTATCCCAGCCCCCCAGTGGACTGCCACAGCATGGAGCAGCACCCCTAGTGGTGTTTAGAGGTACTCCCTTCCCTAGTCCGCTCCAGTCTCCTAGAGGAGGGCAGAGTGGAGTGGAGCGGATTGGGAGAGGGCTCCACTACACCCCTCTACCTATGCTGAACCCCAGACGCAGAGGAACGGGGCTTCTCTCCTCCCTCGTCCCCCCTTCAGCTGGGGAACGAGGGATGGGAAGGATGACTGAAGAGAAGGGATCTTTTTTACTTCC GTGTATCAACGTGGGTCGAGGGTTCCAGGCTGAGCTGCCATGTTgtctagagagggaggaggtgtctGGGGCGTGGCCAGAAGAATCATCATCCAATGAGGAGTTGCTCTGGAAACCTTGGGAGGAGCTTCAGATGAGTTCTGTAATTCAGGAAAAAG TGGAGGCAGTGTTGTCTTTGTGTAGTTCTAGCTGTCTACCAGGAGGGGGCAGCAACACAGAGCTGGCTCTACACTGTCTCTACCACTGTCATGGAGATACACTG gcCACGTTGGAGAGATTGTTCTTCTCGAACCCATCAACAGCAGTAGACTACCATTACGCTG GTAGTGATGTGTGGCAGCAGACTGAGAGGTCTCTGTTCAGTAAAGCGTTGACGACCCACGGCAAAGACTTCTCTCTCATCCAACAAATG gtgcAGACTAagtgtgtttctcagtgtgtggAGTTCTACTATCTGTCCATGAAACTTCCTGAcaaacagaggaaacagagggaggaggaacgAGGGACAAAGGAACAGACGAGT GTGGTGTCCCTCCCTAAACCTATGGACCGGGTGGTACCAGCCCCGTCATTGGCTACCAGCTTCCCCTGTAAGCAGTGTGGAAA GATGTTCTATAAGATAAAGAGTCGTAACGCCCATATGAAGATCCATAGGCAGCAGCAGGATAACTGGAGACACCCCCCAGGCCTCGGCATCAACCTAGCCCAGAACGTCACCCCCAACCTGGGCACCAATCTACCCCAGCGCCAGGCTTCAGGTCGGGCCTACCTCCCAGGTCCCATCAACAGCAACCACCACACTGGTGGTGctcacaccatcatcatcaacaacatcagtGTTCCAAACACCAATACCATAACCAATAGCAACAGTGTCAGTGTCATCGACTCCACCCCTAATCAGAGAGGACacgcccccctcctctctgtccagcAATCGTGGGACTTGTTTCAGTTGAACTCTGATCCTGCGGCAGGGTTCTACTATGACCCGGAAGTGAAAGGAGCCCTGGGGGTCACGGGGGGAGGGTTGAAAGGTCAAGTCCTCTGGCAGTAG
- the LOC129865902 gene encoding uncharacterized protein LOC129865902 isoform X2: MSAPTIVTTRGPSIPAQNTLRETRDYPMAERIPLRLPTPQPYQDPCFQHHTHLSHHLHPSIGSPGLGQTSCHHPLELQTPLEQYGGTGIEAAPRTTLLDSSPYYRGSRDSYRGGGGGRGGSVEVRGHSRGDNGSDVDGRDGCFGGQKASYCNRGVVDDSVGQGADFGRHFESQSLAYANPRDEDCDGDDSSASGSGGDIYHRIDEDCKRDDVFYRTDEGCNSSRDDVFYSNSRDQGCEEKTDEGSNTRDEVFYRTDDGRNDVFQRTDDVCSNRDDVFYNRDDVCEERRDGSSGYRDITTGSHDGGNNRADHLYNGSDIFDDTGKMDSLRRLDDAGKRNNMIRVDDFGGECDDFGDKRSILDPPEAQFKPGLWVSPSPPDQGSVAWEGSEKGGGYPKDWASLYSYSQAASGPSGGGVGVYRQKLDSFSEAFFVRRNVAGNRIPNGISGSGVLGFGSGGRSTGWIKTSAYNSLTDSSTLPPPPHPFPLLLSPPPSPLPPPKLTTTPSLGTVELTQTPEGDCSGTVQFYPSSHQPLHTSHPSTVMWKLPPCHWPQQSGEEGVVDGNPSSAGHVYCQEAAFTQRHVHQDYENNTGHYSLQTPVQSTVVSATPLHLSSLLSQPPSGLPQHGAAPLVVFRGTPFPSPLQSPRGGQSGVERIGRGLHYTPLPMLNPRRRGTGLLSSLVPPSAGERGMGRMTEEKGSFLLPCINVGRGFQAELPCCLEREEVSGAWPEESSSNEELLWKPWEELQMSSVIQEKGSDVWQQTERSLFSKALTTHGKDFSLIQQMVQTKCVSQCVEFYYLSMKLPDKQRKQREEERGTKEQTSVVSLPKPMDRVVPAPSLATSFPCKQCGKMFYKIKSRNAHMKIHRQQQDNWRHPPGLGINLAQNVTPNLGTNLPQRQASGRAYLPGPINSNHHTGGAHTIIINNISVPNTNTITNSNSVSVIDSTPNQRGHAPLLSVQQSWDLFQLNSDPAAGFYYDPEVKGALGVTGGGLKGQVLWQ, encoded by the exons ATGTCTGCTCCTACAATCGTAACCACTAGAGGTCCATCTATCCCAGCACAGAACACactcagagagaccagagactaCCCTATGGCTGAGAGAATACCCCTCCGACTGCCAACTCCCCAGCCTTACCAGGACCCATGCTTCCAGCATCACACCCACCTCTCCCACCACTTACACCCCAGCATCGGGAGCCCCGGTCTGGGCCAGACATCTTGCCACCACCCCCTGGAGCTCCAGACTCCCCTGGAGCAATATGGAGGAACTGGAATAGAGGCAGCACCCAGGACCACTCTCCTCGATTCAAGCCCCTATTATAGGGGGAGCAGAGACAGCTACAGGGGTGGGGGTGGTGGAAGAGGAGGTTCTGTAGAGGTTCGTGGACATAGCAGAGGTGATAACGGTAGTGATGTTGATGGTAGAGATGGTTGTTTTGGAGGGCAGAAAGCTAGCTACTGTAATAGGGGGGTTGTGGACGACAGTGTAGGTCAAGGGGCTGATTTCGGCAGACATTTTGAAAGTCAGAGCCTTGCCTATGCTAACCCGAGGGATGAGGACTGCGATGGCGATGACAGCAGCGCCAGCGGTAGTGGTGGTGATATTTACCACAGAATAGACGAGGACTGTAAAAGGGATGATGTCTTTTACAGAACGGATGAAGGCTGTAACAGCAGTAGGGATGATGTTTTCTACAGCAACAGTAGAGATCAGGGCTGTGAGGAGAAAACGGacgaggggtctaacactagagaCGAGGTGTTTTACAGAACGGATGATGGCAGGAATGACGTCTTTCAAAGAACGGATGACGTCTGTAGTAACAGGGATGACGTGTTCTACAACAGAGATGATGTGTGTGAGGAGAGGCGAGATGGTAGCAGTGGTTATAGAGACATCACTACCGGTAGCCATGATGGTGGAAACAATAGAGCTGATCATCTCTATAATGGTAGTGATATCTTTGATGATACAGGAAAGATGGATAGTTTGAGAAGGCTTGATGATGCAGGAAAGAGGAATAATATGATAAGGGTTGATGATTTCGGAGGAGAATGTGATGATTTTGGTGATAAAAGGTCCATTCTGGATCCTCCAGAGGCCCAGTTCAAGCCTGGGCTTTGGGTGAGTCCCTCTCCCCCAGATCAGGGTTCTGTGGCTTGGGAAGGCAGTGAGAAGGGAGGGGGGTACCCCAAGGATTGGGCATCTCTGTACTCCTATTCCCAGGCAGCAAGTGGCCCTAGTGGTGGTGGCGTTGGGGTGTACCGGCAAAAACTGGACTCCTTTTCAGAGGCGTTCTTCGTCAGACGCAACGTCGCCGGCAACAGAATTCCGAATGGGATTTCCGGAAGTGGGGTTTTAGGATTCGGTTCGGGAGGACGAAGCACAGGATGGATCAAAACGAGTGCTTACAATTCACTCACAGACTCTtccactctccctcctcctcctcaccccttccccctgctccttagccctcctccctccccactcccCCCTCCCAAACTCACCACGACCCCTTCTCTCGGGACAGTTGAACTCACCCAGACCCCAGAGGGGGATTGTAGTGGAACAGTCCAGTTTTACCCCTCCTCTCACCAGCCACTCCACACTTCCCACCCCTCCACCGTCATGTGGAAGCTCCCACCCTGTCATTGGCCGCAGCAGTCAGGTGAAGAGGGTGTCGTCGACGGCAACCCCTCAAGCGCCGGCCATGTATACTGCCAGGAGGCAGCGTTCACTCAGAGACATGTTCACCAGGACTATGAGAATAATACAG GTCACTATAGTCTTCAAACTCCGGTACAATCCACTGTTGTCTCTGCCACACCCCTTCACCTATCCTCTCTTCTATCCCAGCCCCCCAGTGGACTGCCACAGCATGGAGCAGCACCCCTAGTGGTGTTTAGAGGTACTCCCTTCCCTAGTCCGCTCCAGTCTCCTAGAGGAGGGCAGAGTGGAGTGGAGCGGATTGGGAGAGGGCTCCACTACACCCCTCTACCTATGCTGAACCCCAGACGCAGAGGAACGGGGCTTCTCTCCTCCCTCGTCCCCCCTTCAGCTGGGGAACGAGGGATGGGAAGGATGACTGAAGAGAAGGGATCTTTTTTACTTCC GTGTATCAACGTGGGTCGAGGGTTCCAGGCTGAGCTGCCATGTTgtctagagagggaggaggtgtctGGGGCGTGGCCAGAAGAATCATCATCCAATGAGGAGTTGCTCTGGAAACCTTGGGAGGAGCTTCAGATGAGTTCTGTAATTCAGGAAAAAG GTAGTGATGTGTGGCAGCAGACTGAGAGGTCTCTGTTCAGTAAAGCGTTGACGACCCACGGCAAAGACTTCTCTCTCATCCAACAAATG gtgcAGACTAagtgtgtttctcagtgtgtggAGTTCTACTATCTGTCCATGAAACTTCCTGAcaaacagaggaaacagagggaggaggaacgAGGGACAAAGGAACAGACGAGT GTGGTGTCCCTCCCTAAACCTATGGACCGGGTGGTACCAGCCCCGTCATTGGCTACCAGCTTCCCCTGTAAGCAGTGTGGAAA GATGTTCTATAAGATAAAGAGTCGTAACGCCCATATGAAGATCCATAGGCAGCAGCAGGATAACTGGAGACACCCCCCAGGCCTCGGCATCAACCTAGCCCAGAACGTCACCCCCAACCTGGGCACCAATCTACCCCAGCGCCAGGCTTCAGGTCGGGCCTACCTCCCAGGTCCCATCAACAGCAACCACCACACTGGTGGTGctcacaccatcatcatcaacaacatcagtGTTCCAAACACCAATACCATAACCAATAGCAACAGTGTCAGTGTCATCGACTCCACCCCTAATCAGAGAGGACacgcccccctcctctctgtccagcAATCGTGGGACTTGTTTCAGTTGAACTCTGATCCTGCGGCAGGGTTCTACTATGACCCGGAAGTGAAAGGAGCCCTGGGGGTCACGGGGGGAGGGTTGAAAGGTCAAGTCCTCTGGCAGTAG